GCGTCACCAACAACGACATCGACGCCCTGCACTGGTTCTTGCCGCTGTTCGTCCTGGCCTACCCCCTGCTAGGCAGCGCGATGCTGCATCTGGCGCTGGTCTTCCCCGAGCCCGGTGCGCTCGTCCAGCGCAAGCCCCTGGCCGAGTACTGGCCGTACGCCGTGGCGGCGGCCATGGCGGCCGCCTGGGCGCTCTTCTTCCGGCCGGAGTCCTACCTGGTCGACCCGCGGCGCTACGAGCTGCACATGCTCATGTACAACGCCGCCAACGCCTGGGTCATGGTGGGATTCCTGGGCCTGCTGGGCGCGGTGGCGTTCAAGACCTGGAGATCCCCGGGGGAAACGCAGCGGCGCCAGGCGCGCATCGCGCTGATCGGCGCGGCCTGCGCCTTCCTGCCCATCGTGGTCTTCTGGGGCCTGCCGTACTTCTTCCTCGGCGGCGCCCAAGTCGGCGTCCTCGGCGAGATAGTCTACTACTCTTACCTCGCGGCCATCGTCTTCCCGGTTTCCATCGCCTACGCCATTTTGCGGGCGCAACTCTTCGACATCCGCGTCGTCGTCAAGCGCACGGTAACCTACGCGATCGTGACCGGCGCCCTCGTGGGCGTGTACTTCCTGCTCGGGGCGGCCGTCCGCGGCTGGGCGGACATCATCTTCGGCATCAAGAGCGGTACGGGCCCCCTCGAGAACCTCATCGCGACCGGGGCGGTCGCCGCCGCGTTCAGCCCCCTGGCCAACTGGACGCGCGTGCGGGTCGATCGGCTCTTCGACCGCGGCGACTACGACGTGGGCGCGGTCCTGGAACGTTACGGGAAACGCTCGGACGAGGTCATGGAGCCCGCCGCGCAGTTCGACGCCTACATGGACGTGGCCGATCAGACGGTCCACCCGCAACACATCTCGATCTTCGTGCGGGACAAGAGCGGCTTGCTCACGTTCCGCGCGGCGCGGCGCATCGACATTCCGCCCACCTACGTCGCGATGCCCGACCAGCATGAGCTGATCGAGTTGCGCAAGGCCGAAGGGACCGGCCTGCTCGCCGGCCGCGCCCGCACCGCGCCGCTCGTCGAGGGGCGGCAAACCTGGGGGTTCGCCCTCTACATCCCGCTGGTGTGGAACGGCGAGGTCATCGGCCGCGTCAACTTCGGCCCCAAGCGCTCGGATCAGCTCTACACGGAGCGCGATCGGCAGCTGCTGGGCGCCATGGCTCATCGCCTCGCCGACAAGTTGCGCATCGCGGACATGCTCCAGGTGGCCGTGGCGAAGGCCCGCCTGGACGGCGAACTCGCGACCGCTCAGGCCATCCACGCCGCCATGCTGCCCTCGCGCCGCCCCGAGGTGCCGGGCCTCGACCTGGCCAGCGCCAGCAAGACCGCCGTGGAGTTCGGCGGGGACTACTACGACCTGGTCCCCCTGGACGGCGGCCGCCTGGCGATCGCCATCGGCGACGTGGCGGGCAAGGGCGTGCAGGCCGCGATGGTGATGGCGATGACCAAGGCGGCCTTCTCGACCCTGGTCAAGGCGGATCCGGGCATCGACAAGGTCATGCAAGGCCTCAACCAGATGATCTGCGACACGATTCCCGACCGGACGTATCGCATGACCACGTTCTGCTACGCGATCGTCGACCCGGCGCGGCGGGAGATGACTTACGCCTGCGCCGGCCACCCGCCGCCCCTGCGGTTCCGCTCCGCCGGCACGTGCGAATCGCTGCCCGCGCCGGGCGCGTTTCCGTTCGGTTCCAACCGCCGATCCCGGTATCAGGCCATGACGGCCTCTTTCGAACCCGGCGACGGCCTGGTCTTCTACACCGACGGCATCACGGAAGCCGCCGGCCCGGACGGGCGGGCGTTTTACGACTACGTGCCCGACGCCACCGGCGCGGAAGTGGAACGGGACGAACTCGCGATCGTCGTCGGCCACCACGCCGCCCTGCCGGCGGACGCCGTCAAGGACGCCGTCCTGCGTCGCCTGCGCGAGTTCACCGGCAAGGCCGAGGTGGCCGACGACGTCACGATGGTCGTCGTCAAGGCCCTGGCCTGATCAGCTAGCGTTTCTCGGCTTCCTTCCCTTTCTCGATCAGTTCCTTGACCTTCTGGCCGCCCTTGTGGCCGATCTCGGAGTAGAACGGCGTCCCGTACTTCTCCTTGGTGGTCTCGCCGCCCTTTTCCCCACCCTTGTGGCCGATCTCGGAGTAGAACTCCCTGCCCCGTTCCTTCAGGACGGTCTCGCCGCCCTTCTTGCCGATCTCGGAAAAGAACTCGGGACCGCGTTCCTCCTTGACCTTCTCTCCACCGAGGTGGCCGGCCTCGCGGACGGTCATGTCGCCCTTCTTCTCAGGCATGATGTGCCTCCTCACCAGAATAGATCTGGCGATAGCACCCTATCTCCGGCGGATCCGGAGTCAAGGGGCGGAAGGCAGGAGGATCAATCCAGCTCGCCGGTGGGCAGGAACTGGTAACCCACGTTCCGGACGGTGCGCACGTAGGTGGGGCGGCTCGGATCCGGCTCTATCTTCCGCCGCAGGTTGTTGATGTGGACGCGCACCACCTGGTACTCCTCGGCTTGCGGGCTTCCCCAGACCGACGTCAGCAGCTGATCGAGGCTCACGACCTGGGTGGCGTGGCGAATGAACACCTCGCAGATCTTGTACTCGACCGGCGACAGGCGGGCGAGATTCGTGCCGATGCGCACTTCGTGGGTCTCGGGATAGAGAGTGAAATGCCCGGTCTTCTGCCGCTGCGCCATTGCGGGCCGCCGCTTGCGCAGGGCGCCTACCCGCAGCGACAGTTCGCGCGGGTCGAACGGCTTGGTCATGTAGTCGTCGGCGCCCGCGGCGTACGTCTGCTGCTTGTCCTCGAACGACTCGCGAGCCGTGAGGATCAGGATGGGCACGTCCGAGGACTTGCGGATCTCGCCGCACAGGTCGATGCCGCTCATCTCGGGCATCATCAGGTCGAGGATGATCACCTCCGGCTCGCGGGCCATCAAGCCCAGGGCCTCGCGGCCCGAGGCCGCGGCCAGGACGCTGTAGCCGTCGAGCGTCAGGTTGGTCTCCACCACATCGAGAAGATCCGGATCGTCGTCTACCAGCAAGATGGTCGCATTGGCGCCGCTAGGCATTTTCAATCAACCCCTTCCCCCTGCGCTACACCTGCGAGAGCATGCGGGGCGTCACCCGCGTGAAAGTCCCTCATGGGGAATCGTACCCAAAAAACGGTCCCTTGGCCCACCTGGCTTTGCACCGACACGCTCCCGCCGTGCAATTCGGCCAGGCTCTTGACCACGGCGAGGCCGAGGCCCGTACCGCCGTGCTGCCGCCGCATCGTGCGGTCCACCTGGTAGAAGCGCTCGAAGATCTTGGGCATGTGCTCCGGCGGGATGCCCTCGCCCGTGTCGTCCACCTCGAGGACCAGGTGATCGTCCCCGGTCTCGCGCACCGCCACCCGGATGCGGCCGCCGGTCGGCGTGAACTTGATGGCGTTTTCGACCAGGTTGATGACGATCTGCGTGATGCGGGCGCGATCGACCCAGATCAGGGGCAGGCCCGCGGCGACCTGGCACTCGACGCGGACCCCCTTGGGCGTGGCCAGGGGAACTAGGGCCGCGACCGTCTGGTCGACCAGGGCGCCGAGATCCGATTCCTCGAAGTTGAGCTTCAGGCGCCCCGCCTCCAGGCGCGAGAAGGCGAGCAGATCCTCGACCATCCGGATCAGGCGTTCGATGCCCGAGTCGATGCGGGCGTGCATCTGCGCCCGCTTGGCCGGCGGCAGGTCGCCCTCGCTGCGAGACAGCGTCGCGGCCGCCACCTTGATGAGGGTGAGGGGAGTGCGCAACTCGTGCGAGACGTTGGCCAGCAGATCCTCCTTGAGTCGCGTCGCCTCGGCGAGTTCGGCAACCGTGGCCGAGAGTTTCTCGTTGGCCACCAGCAACTCGGCTGTCTTCTCGGCGACGCGGCGATCGAGATCCCAGTTCTCGACGGCGAGGGTCCGCGCCAGCACCAGGGCGCCGAACGCGACCACGACCTGGGCGACCAGCGCGCCGACTCCGACGGCGACCTGGATGAAGAGGACGGTCTGGCCCTGCGGCTTGGCGATGGCCGAGACCAGGCTCAGGATGCCGAGCACGAAGATCCCGATGACCAGGATGACGGCCAGGGTCGCCACTCGCAGGTGGGTCATGATCGGGGTTGCGCCGGGGGGGCCGGGACGCGTCCGCATACTGCGCTTGTACCCTGCCGATGGCGGGAGCGTGGCTGTTTGCGCCG
Above is a genomic segment from Candidatus Tanganyikabacteria bacterium containing:
- a CDS encoding SpoIIE family protein phosphatase, translated to MTRPQPHVVLALKILALACLALWIAEAVALSRLPFQVFPGFRYEATMDVSAINDAAWNGPKAGLQQYDRILEVDGHEFRTPAEFHAYYSARPAGTLINYKMWRDGKTYEKHVATETLSLGAWLRSYMSLMVPALVYLIVGMVPFWLRPEHKAAGAHLLMTCSVVLFGVTNNDIDALHWFLPLFVLAYPLLGSAMLHLALVFPEPGALVQRKPLAEYWPYAVAAAMAAAWALFFRPESYLVDPRRYELHMLMYNAANAWVMVGFLGLLGAVAFKTWRSPGETQRRQARIALIGAACAFLPIVVFWGLPYFFLGGAQVGVLGEIVYYSYLAAIVFPVSIAYAILRAQLFDIRVVVKRTVTYAIVTGALVGVYFLLGAAVRGWADIIFGIKSGTGPLENLIATGAVAAAFSPLANWTRVRVDRLFDRGDYDVGAVLERYGKRSDEVMEPAAQFDAYMDVADQTVHPQHISIFVRDKSGLLTFRAARRIDIPPTYVAMPDQHELIELRKAEGTGLLAGRARTAPLVEGRQTWGFALYIPLVWNGEVIGRVNFGPKRSDQLYTERDRQLLGAMAHRLADKLRIADMLQVAVAKARLDGELATAQAIHAAMLPSRRPEVPGLDLASASKTAVEFGGDYYDLVPLDGGRLAIAIGDVAGKGVQAAMVMAMTKAAFSTLVKADPGIDKVMQGLNQMICDTIPDRTYRMTTFCYAIVDPARREMTYACAGHPPPLRFRSAGTCESLPAPGAFPFGSNRRSRYQAMTASFEPGDGLVFYTDGITEAAGPDGRAFYDYVPDATGAEVERDELAIVVGHHAALPADAVKDAVLRRLREFTGKAEVADDVTMVVVKALA
- a CDS encoding general stress protein B; this translates as MPEKKGDMTVREAGHLGGEKVKEERGPEFFSEIGKKGGETVLKERGREFYSEIGHKGGEKGGETTKEKYGTPFYSEIGHKGGQKVKELIEKGKEAEKR
- a CDS encoding response regulator transcription factor is translated as MPSGANATILLVDDDPDLLDVVETNLTLDGYSVLAAASGREALGLMAREPEVIILDLMMPEMSGIDLCGEIRKSSDVPILILTARESFEDKQQTYAAGADDYMTKPFDPRELSLRVGALRKRRPAMAQRQKTGHFTLYPETHEVRIGTNLARLSPVEYKICEVFIRHATQVVSLDQLLTSVWGSPQAEEYQVVRVHINNLRRKIEPDPSRPTYVRTVRNVGYQFLPTGELD